The Candidatus Thermoplasmatota archaeon DNA window CAGGAATAAAAGTATTTACTAAAATTAAATCAACCTTGTTTTCACTATTGCGATCCATATATTCCAATGCTTCTCGAGGAGTTTCGGCTGTTAGAACCTCAAAAGATTCAGTTTGCAAAAAAAATTTCATCTGGTCAATAACATTTTTTTCATCATCAACAATCATTATCGTTGGCATATAACTTCACATAGCAAAGATTATCAAATATGGTATCTTAATATTTTGCTGTACAGTAAGGTCAAAAGTTTTAAATGAACTTATATCATCCTATCCAGCATACTATGATTAATCGAACGCAAGCAATGATACTACTCAAAAAATATGTTAAAACCACAAATCTGATAAAACATTCGTTAGCAGTTGAAGCTATTTTAAAACGGACGGCTTGTTATCTTCGTGAAAATGAAGAACTTTGGGGGTTGACTGGTCTTCTCCATGATCTTGACTATGATCATACGAAAGATGCTCCACATACCCATGCATCAGTAACAGCAAATCTTGTACAAGATTTATTGCCTGAAGAAGCACTGCATGCAATTAAAGCACATAATTATCAATTTACTGAGCAAATACCAGAAACACAACTTGACAAAGCATTAATTGCAGCTGATGCTGTTTTAGGTTTGATCATCGCTACAGCATTAGTCATGCCGTCAAAAAAACTCAGAGAGGTCACCTTAAAAACCCTGATTAATAAATATAAAGATAAATCATTTGCTACAGGATGTAACCGAAAAAGAATAGAACTCTGTTTCGACTGTGGTATTGATCTTGAAATATTCCTAGAATTAAGTCTCAAAGCATTACAAAACATCTCAGAAGAACTTGGCATATAAAAACTAAAGCAAGAGTATTAATAGTCATTGCATATAATGATGAGGGATCTCATGGACAATTTTACCCACGAAGAAAATCAAGAAGAAACAACAGGAGAAGAATACATCCGCTTGCCATTACCCAGAAAACGCGATAACGAAATGTTTGCAATTGCTGAACGACTCATGGGCGGCTCACGCATTAATGTTATTTGCGAAGACGGAAAATCTCGACTGGCACGAATACCTGGAAAAATGAAACGAAAAGCACGAGTTCGAGTCGGTGATCTCCTCATTATAAAACCATGGTCAATCCAAGATGAAAAAGCAGACATCGTATTTCGATACAGCAGAACACAAGCAATTTCATTGAGTAGGCGAAAATTATTACCAGAGGAGATTAATGTCTTTTGAGTTTGACATTCATGATAAATGGTTGAAAAAACTAGATCAGCAAACACGAGAACTTCTCCAGAAATCCGGTTCCGATCGAAAAACACTTAGTGAAGTTTTTGATCGCCATACACTTCTGAACATTGGAAAACTTATTTCTGATCAAATTATTGAGTATGTTGATTTTCCGATATCCACCGGAAAAGAAGCAAATGTATTTAGAGCAGTAACGCCAAACCAAGAATTTGTTGCACTTAAAATTTATCGCACTTCAACACTGACCTTTAAACATATTATCCACTATATCGAAGGAGACCCACGATTCCGATTTACTACAAAAAATCGCCGGGGCATTATCTTAGAATGGGCAAAAAAAGAATTTAAAAATTTAGAACGAATGCATCAGGAGAAAATACGGGTACCGGTACCAATTAAACGTCTTGAAAATATTCTTGTCATGGAGTATATTGGTTCGTCTCAACAACCTGCACCCATGCTGAAAGATTACAAATTAAAATTCCCTCAGAGGATATTCAATAGTCTGACTTTGTCCATGAAGAGGTTGTATCAACATGCTGGTTTGGTTCATGCAGATCTAAGTCCGTACAATATACTTTTATATAAGGAGAAACCTGTGATAATCGATGTTGGACAAGCAGTGGTTCTAGAACATCCCTCTGCAGAAGATTTTTTAAAACGAGATATTCATAATATTGTTTCATATTTCAGAAAATACAAAATAACTGCCTCTGAAGAACAAATCCTGAAAAAAATACATAAACAGAAGGGAAAAGTATGAGATATTTACGAATTCCAAAAGAACGAATTGGTGTGCTAATTGGCCCAAATGGGGAAATAAAAAAACAAATCGAACAAAGGTCACAGACAAAAATCGAGATCGATTCAAATGAAGGAGAAATCTGTATCGACGACCACGAAACGCATGATCAACTTTCAATTTTAAAGGCAGAGGATGTCATAAAAGCAATCGGACGAGGATTTTCACCTGAACGTGCAATGCTTTTATTCCAAGAAGAAAACGAGTTTTTCCTTTTTGATATCTACGACTACGGTGGTAAAAAAGAAACCCATATTACTCGGTTAAAAAGCCGAATCATCGGCAGAGAAGGAAAAACAAAAAAAACCATTGAACAATTAACCGATGCTCAAATCTCCATTTATGGTCATACTGTTGCTGTAATATCTCATTTTGAAACAATGGATCTCGTAAAACGCGCCATAGACATGCTTCTCAGTGGTAGCGAACATCAAACTGTGTATCGTTTTCTTGAACGTGAAATGAAAAAACTCCGTTTAGGTTTAGTATAGTATATTTTCTTCTTTTATATTCTGTAGAATCCCGAAAGTTTAAATCGTTGTTTGCCATAGCCTTTCAGTTCGTGAAACCATGGAGGACGATCTTAGTTTACTTGGAGTTATACCCTCTGATCGGAAAAAATTAGAAAATATGGGTATTACGACCCTTGAACAATTAGCAATTATGTCAGCATCTTCCCTTGGTCTTGGTACCACAAAAGGGAATATGTTAATTCAACGGGCACGAAATATTCTTGCAAATAGAAATATCACAGATATCACAATTAAAAATGAAGATTTAATTGAAATAACAGTTAAAAGTACTGACCGCGCAGTGATTAAATCAGTGTTAAATGCCGTTGATGTTTATACGGTTGGTTGGGGGAGTACCGTATTAAAACTCGATGGATCTATTTTGAAACTTTCGAGGAAATCCCAAGGTTTTAATCTCATTCTGAGCAAAGCGGAAAGCCTGCAAGAAATTCTTGAGTCGAAAAAGAGTGATCTTCGGGAAAAAAACGGCATCTATCTTCCCGATGATGAACTAATCTCATTTGCTCAGAAACGAGGATTTAACGGTTTCTGGAAGAATATTTTTCAGGAGATTCATGGAAACGACATTATGAAAAAAGTTTTAACGGCAAGTATTTTTTCAACGTTTGAAGAACCGGTTCACAGTTTGATCATCGGCGAACCCGGAAGTAGCAAAACCATGGCAAAAGAAATCATCACAGAACAGTTCACGGGTGTAATAACTATCGGTGCGAATACCACACGTTCTGGGCTGGTTTGTAATTTGGGAACTGGTGACCTGGGAGCGTTGCCTCATGCTCATAAAAAACTTGTCTTGGTCGATGAATTTGATAAAATACCACACGACGATATCGAATATTGCTACGAATTATTATCCAATGGCAAATGTAGCATTCATTCAGCAAAATTTCATCAAACCATTGAAAGTGATTTTATCATGATTGCTTTTGCAAATCCAAAAACAAAGGTGTTTGGTAAAAAAGCTTTATCAGATATTGGTTTATCTCCACTTCTGATGAGTAGATGTGCGTTGATTGTAAAAGTTTCAAACATCAGTAAAGAAGATCGTTTTGATCTATTTAAAAAGAAATTCTATGGAAATGCTGAAGTTAAAGAAAAACATGACTATTATGACCAATGGGTGAAGCTTGCACGTGGTTTTCAACCACAGATTACAGCCTCTGAAAAATCTGTCGATCAATATCTCTCTGAGATGAATGAAATTGTAGAAAAGTATTATCATACAAGTTTACGACGAGATCTCCGTATGTCTGACTATATTCGTCGTATTCCTCTTGCAATTGCACGTGCTTCTTTTTCATCAGTTGATGATACGGTAATTAAAGAAGCAGGATCAATTTTAAAAGAATCAATCGAAACATGGACGTGAAGCGATGAAAAGTATCGATTTTTCTCTAATGATTAATCCTGAAGAAGTTTCTACGATTCTCCAAGAGTTCATTAAAACCTATGTGCATACCTCAGGATATGATGACGTAGTTCTTGGTCTATCAGGAGGGATTGATTCATCAGTGGTTGCTGTTTTATGCACGAAAGCACTTGGAAGAAATCATGTTCATGGAGTATTTATGCCGGATGAAACAACGCCACCTCAGGACAGAAAAGATCTCGAACTTCTTATTCAAACAGTAGGTATTTCGTGCACCGAGATCAACATTACTCCAATACTTCAATCTATTATGAAGGTTTATCCACAGAAAATAAACCAATTAACATTAGCAAATATAAAAACTCGTATCCGGATGGTATTGCTATTTACATTTGCCAACGAGAAAAGAAGTCTTGTCTGTGGTACGTCAAATAAATCAGAATTTTTAATAGGATATTTTACAAAATATGGAGATGGTGGTGTTGATCTCCAACCACTTGGAGATCTCTATAAAACTCAAGTTTTTCATCTGGCACAATACCTTAACATACCAGAACAGTTTCTCTCAAAACCTCCGTCAGCTGGATTATGGGCTGGACAAACAGATGAAAAAGAAATTGGATTATCCTATCAGATTCTTGATAAAATTTTATATGGTCTTGAACTAAAAATCGATGATGCTATAATTCAAAAAGAAGCAGGAGTTCAACAAAAAGATATTGACTACGTCAAAAATCGATGGAAAACTAGCCAACATAAACGACGGATGCCACTTATCCCAAAAATAGGGATACGGACACCAGGATTTGATTGGCGTTCATCAATTCAAAAAGAATAAAAAAGAACAAATCGATGCAAATCGATGATTTCTTTATCTGAAAGAAAACTTTTTCCCGGTTAACAACTCATATGCATCTTGATATTTCTGCTGAGTTACCTGAATTACTGAATCCGGAAGATGAGGTGGCGTTGAATCTTTATCATATCCTATCGAGAGAAGATAATCTCGAACGTATTGTTTATCAAAACTTGGCTGTGGTTTTCCAGGTTCATATGAATCTGCTGGCCAGAACCGAGAAGAATCCGGAGTAAGAATTTCATCTACAAGAATAATTTCATTATTAAGCACACCGAATTCAAATTTAGTATCAGCAATGATAATGCCTCGTTTTAACGCATAATCAGCAGCTGTTGAATATAATGCCAACGAATATTCTTTGAGTTTCGTAGCATTTTTTAATCCAATGATGTTCTTCATTTTTTCAAATGAAATATTAATATCATGACCTGAGGCTGCCTTAGTTGAAGGAGTAAATAAAGGCTCATCAAATTTATCTGATTCGCGTAAACCTTTTCTTAATTTTATACCACAAACTGTTCCATCCTGTTTATAAGAATTCCAGGCAGACCCAGAGATGTAACCTCGAACAATGCATTCAACAGGTAGAACTTTTGCTTTTTTTACTAGCATACTACGATATTTGAGAGATGTCTTATGTTCACGAAGTTTTGCAGGATATTTTTCTATATCTGCAGTAATAAAATGATTTGGGACAATATCTTGAGTAAACTCGAACCAAAATTTTGATAGTTGAGTTAAACATATTCCTTTTTTAGGGATTGGATCTGGAAGGACATGATCAAATGCTGAAATGCGATCAGTTGCCACAATGAGAAGTTTATTGTCAATCTCGTAGAGATCGCGAACTTTACCGCGATTAAGAATTTTAAAAGGCAATTCCGTTTGAACAACAGTCTGTACAACCATAGGCTGCCTCCTTTTTATCGAACCTGCGAACCGGGTTTAATTTTTTTATCAGTTTTAACAGTAATGTTTTTGATTTTAAGTGGCTTTCCGTTGTACACAATTTCGTCATTGTCATTTGTGGTCATCTGTATAGATTTGAAATCATCAAATTCTAAAACAGAGACTGGCTCATGGGGTATACCTTCAACAAGAATCTCAGCCCCAGGATATGCATCTCCTGGGTTAAGCAAAACAACAGTACCTATATCATCTCCTGCAGCAAGGAGCATTCCTTTTGATTCAATACCTCGAATTGTCGCAGGTTTCAGATTATTAACAATTACGATTTTTTTTCCCTGAAGTTCGTCTTTTGAATAATATGGTTTGATTCCAGCAACTATCGTCCTTTTTCCAAGTGGACCGATATCAATAGATAGGATGTAGAGTTTATCTGCCTTTGGATGATCTTGAACGTGCTCAATTTTTGCAACACGAAGATCAACCTTTGAAAACGGGTCGGTAGTTTCAACAATCATAGAAAGCTCCAATTTTTTGAAAACAGGAAGGGGTTTATCAATGTGTTTATTTTCTGGAAGTTCAGAAAAAGCATCATCCCAACGTGATATCGGCTTGGTAAAACCAATGCTGTTCCATATCGTATGAGAACCAAAAGGAAGGTACGGTGCTGTGAATACTGCTAATGCCTGAATGATTTTCAGACACACATATAAAACAGTATTGCAACGTTCTGTATCTTTTTTTACCAAGATCCATGGTTGGTTCTGATCAAAATAAACATTTCCATATTGTGCTAGATTCATTGCTGAACGGAGACCTTTTTTAAACATGCAGTGACTGATCGCATCGCTTACCTCTTGCGAGGTTTCCTGTATCTTTTTCAATGCTTCTTTGTCAGCACTTGTAAATGTTTCTGGTTTCCTGAGCACACCAAAGTTTTTGTTGATAAAAGTAAGTACCCTATGAACAAAATTTCCATACGTCCCTACAAGCTCATCATTATTTTTTGCTATAAAATCGTTCCATAACCAATTCGTATCTTTATTTTCAGGCATGTTAATTGAAAGATAATATCGAACGGCATCGGGATCGACTTTTTGTAGAATGTCTGGAACCCAAATTGCAATTTTTCTGCTTTTTGAAAACTGTTCTCCTTTGAGGAGAAGATATTCATTTGCTGGAATATCATACGGCAGATTCAAATGGTGATCATATCCCATAAGAATTGAAGGCCAGATAATTGAATGAAAGGGAATATTGTCTTTTGCCAGGAAATAATAATGTTTACAGTTGGTATTTTTCCACCACATTTCCCAGAGGTCTTTTTTTCCTTGAGCGCATGCCCATTCCTTGCTTGCTGAAAGATATCCAATGACCGCATCAAACCAAACGTATATTCTTTTTTCTTCAAAACCGGGTAACGGCACAGGAATCCCCCAGGTTATATCCCGGGTTATCGCTCGATCTTTCAGACCTCCTTTTAGCCAATTTTCAGTAAATCTTAAAACGTTTGCCCGCCAATGAGTGTTTCCTTGAATATACTGAAGAAGCGGTGATTCAAACTTACTTAAAGCAAAAAAGAAATGCTCAGTTGAACGAATAACTGGTGGTGTACCGCAGAGTTTACATTTCACCTGGTCAAGTTCGAAACATTCTAACAGTTTTCCACAGTGATCACACTGATCTCCCCGTGCCCCTTCTCTGTGACAACAAGGACAGATTCCTTCAATATAGCGATCAGGTAGAAAACGATGACAGCGTTCACAGTAATATGCTTGGATCGTACTTTTATAGATATACTTTTTAGTATACAAGATTGTAAATATCTCTTGAACAACCTGTTCATGGTTTTTGGTTGTAGTTCGGGTAAAAAGATCAAATGAAATTCCGAATTGCCGCATATTCTCCTTATGCTCTTGATGATAACGATCAACGATCTCCTGCGGTGTAGTTTTTTCGTTATCTGCTGTAATTGTAATTGGAGTCCCATGTTCATCGCTTCCTGAAACCATCAGGACATCATCACCTTTTAATCGATGAAATCGAGCAAATATATCAGCAGGTAGATAACATCCAGCGATATGTCCTAAGTGTAATGATCCATTTGCATAGGGCCATGCAACACCGATAAATATCTTGGAACTCATAGAGATCAAGCAGGAATAAGAAACGTTTCATTTAATTTTATCTATAAACGAGGGATCACGATCATCCAATCTACACAGCGTAAAGAAGGAGGCAATATCTTCCAAGTGCTATCACCCGTTGTGTAAATAACCATGTTGACAATTTCGAGCACAAGGTTTATATACAATACAATCTTGTATGATATGTATTCGAATTAAATCAACTTCATGAGAAATAGCACTGATTCATGGTGTTTTCTCATCTTGAGATTTACCTATGATTAAATTCCTTAAATCAAAAAATCTCCTGTACCATACATAGATGAGATAATAGATAAAAAACCTGCTTCGCCTACCATGATACTGGTAGACAAGTGCTATTTTTCAAAAGAAGGTTGATAAAAAGAAAACATAAGGTGAATAGATTATGGTAATAGATCCATCAACAACAAAATATCTAATTAAGGCTAAAATTCGAGCAGACGGAATTATTGAAAAATCTGATGTCGTCGGTGCTATTTTTGGTCAGACCGAAGGTCTTCTTGGCGACGAGCTTGATCTTCGTGAGCTTCAACGATCAGCGAGGGTTGGTAGAATAGAAGTCGACATTGAATCAAAAAATGGAAAAAGTGAAGGAATGATTACCTTACCAACATCCCTTGATAAAGTTGAAACAGTTATTCTTGCCGCTGCATTTGAAAGCATCGATCGAGTTGGTCCTTGTAAGGCAACCATTAAAGTTGATGAAGTTGAAGATGTTCGCGTATCCCGAAGGAAACAAGTCATCGAACGCGCAAAACAGTTACTCAACGAGATCATGGAAAAAAGTAAAACAGAAGGGGAAAGCATCTCTGATAATGTTCGACAATCAATTCAGATTGAAGAAATTACATCTTATGGTCAAGATCATTGCCCTGCTGGTCCGAACATTCAAGAAAGCGACGCGATCATTATCGTTGAAGGACGACGTGATGTATTGAATCTATTGAAATACGGGATAAAAAATGTTATCGCTGTCGGTGGGACCAATGTTCCAAAAACCGTTATTGATCTGACAAAAGAGAAAATTACCACGGTTTTTGTTGACGGTGATCGTGGCGGAGAACTTATTTTAAAGGAATTATTACAAGTAGCAGATGTTGATTTTATCGCTCGAGCACCTCAAACTCGAGAAGTCGAAGAAATTCCGCAGAAACTAATCATGAAAGCATTGAAAAATAAGATACCCCGTGAACAATACATGGATATGTATAACATCAAAATAGAACGAGATGATCTGAGACAGAACGGCGATGATCGACAGCAGAAATCAAAAAAAGAGTTATTCCAACAGAAGAAAAAAGAACGACGAGATGAACAAGAACAATTCCAAGAACAACCGCAAGAAAAACCACAACAACCACAACTTGAAGAAGAACCTCCTGAGATTACTCCAGAAAAACAAAAACATTATGAACAAATACTCAATGATATTTCAGGATCCCTGAAAGCAGTGTTATTCGATAGTAATGGGAATGAACTTCGAAAAATACCCGTGCGAGAACTCACCGATGAAATAAAAAAAGATGATCATGTTACCGCTGTTGTCTTTGATGGTATTATTACACAACGACTTCTTGATATTGCAAATAATAAAAATGTTCGCGAAATCGTAGGGATAAAACTTGGCAACGTAGTAAAATTACCCAAAGCGATAAAAGTTTTAACGAAGAACGATTTTCAGAAATAATACATTATTGCTTTCTTTTTTTTATTTTTTTGTCATATTGCTCATGTGCCGAGCAAAAATATAAAAACCGTTTATAGTATTATCACAATGGTGGGCGCGTACCAATGCAGAAAGACGAATTGATACAACTTCATACTTTTTTATATCAGATACGAACACAACTTGAACAACTTTGTGAAAATAACAATGGTGGATGTAAACCATCATCATATGAAAAACTTGAGATTACACCCTACCAGATCCACAAATCAAAACGAGAGCATAAACTTGCGGTTTTTACACTAAGTAAAGACATCGCGTCAATATTATCAAATAATACTCATGATCCAAGTCTTGAAAAAATCGCAAATCGTCTGGACCAGATGATGCTTCGTTTTATGACTGATAAAGAGAAATCAACGATGATTAATCCGTAACGGTAAAATCATTAAATATGCATCTTCATGGTTTTGATAAAAATTTTTTAAGGTACCTTGAATGATAAAGCCATGCTTTGTATAAAATCGAATAGCTGGAGTATTACTCGTTCGAACTTCAAGTTCAATGATGTTAATCTGATATAGTTCCATAGTTTCAACAAAATGGTAAAGCAATAACGACCCGATTTTTTTTCGTCGTTGGGAAGAAACAACAGCAAGCATGAGAATCCGAGCAGTCGTATGACTCGTTTTAACCCCAATGAGAAAACCAACAAGACCACCCTGATCTTCAGCAACTAGGAAACCCTGAGGAAATTGTTCATAAAAATGATTAAAAATAGCAGGATTATAGCGCTCTGGTAAATTCTCAGATGCTAGTCTAACTACCGTGACGATGTCTTCTGCGCAAACACGACGTATCAAAACCACAAAAGATACAGATACGCATCTGTTTTAAAGCATTAGCGGTATCTTTAAAAATAGTACATCAATAAAGGATGCAGCCAGAGGTGTTTCTTATCGTTATTGACGATATTATGATAACAAAAACAAT harbors:
- a CDS encoding response regulator, with product MPTIMIVDDEKNVIDQMKFFLQTESFEVLTAETPREALEYMDRNSENKVDLILVNTFIPGTEQKAYFSLKPSSRFNTASNDDILPKPFTKDQLLSYLWKKI
- a CDS encoding HD domain-containing protein encodes the protein MINRTQAMILLKKYVKTTNLIKHSLAVEAILKRTACYLRENEELWGLTGLLHDLDYDHTKDAPHTHASVTANLVQDLLPEEALHAIKAHNYQFTEQIPETQLDKALIAADAVLGLIIATALVMPSKKLREVTLKTLINKYKDKSFATGCNRKRIELCFDCGIDLEIFLELSLKALQNISEELGI
- the eif1A gene encoding translation initiation factor eIF-1A, with translation MDNFTHEENQEETTGEEYIRLPLPRKRDNEMFAIAERLMGGSRINVICEDGKSRLARIPGKMKRKARVRVGDLLIIKPWSIQDEKADIVFRYSRTQAISLSRRKLLPEEINVF
- a CDS encoding serine protein kinase RIO, giving the protein MSFEFDIHDKWLKKLDQQTRELLQKSGSDRKTLSEVFDRHTLLNIGKLISDQIIEYVDFPISTGKEANVFRAVTPNQEFVALKIYRTSTLTFKHIIHYIEGDPRFRFTTKNRRGIILEWAKKEFKNLERMHQEKIRVPVPIKRLENILVMEYIGSSQQPAPMLKDYKLKFPQRIFNSLTLSMKRLYQHAGLVHADLSPYNILLYKEKPVIIDVGQAVVLEHPSAEDFLKRDIHNIVSYFRKYKITASEEQILKKIHKQKGKV
- a CDS encoding KH domain-containing protein, which codes for MRYLRIPKERIGVLIGPNGEIKKQIEQRSQTKIEIDSNEGEICIDDHETHDQLSILKAEDVIKAIGRGFSPERAMLLFQEENEFFLFDIYDYGGKKETHITRLKSRIIGREGKTKKTIEQLTDAQISIYGHTVAVISHFETMDLVKRAIDMLLSGSEHQTVYRFLEREMKKLRLGLV
- a CDS encoding NAD+ synthase, whose amino-acid sequence is MKSIDFSLMINPEEVSTILQEFIKTYVHTSGYDDVVLGLSGGIDSSVVAVLCTKALGRNHVHGVFMPDETTPPQDRKDLELLIQTVGISCTEINITPILQSIMKVYPQKINQLTLANIKTRIRMVLLFTFANEKRSLVCGTSNKSEFLIGYFTKYGDGGVDLQPLGDLYKTQVFHLAQYLNIPEQFLSKPPSAGLWAGQTDEKEIGLSYQILDKILYGLELKIDDAIIQKEAGVQQKDIDYVKNRWKTSQHKRRMPLIPKIGIRTPGFDWRSSIQKE
- a CDS encoding phosphoribosylaminoimidazolesuccinocarboxamide synthase, which translates into the protein MVVQTVVQTELPFKILNRGKVRDLYEIDNKLLIVATDRISAFDHVLPDPIPKKGICLTQLSKFWFEFTQDIVPNHFITADIEKYPAKLREHKTSLKYRSMLVKKAKVLPVECIVRGYISGSAWNSYKQDGTVCGIKLRKGLRESDKFDEPLFTPSTKAASGHDINISFEKMKNIIGLKNATKLKEYSLALYSTAADYALKRGIIIADTKFEFGVLNNEIILVDEILTPDSSRFWPADSYEPGKPQPSFDKQYVRDYLLSIGYDKDSTPPHLPDSVIQVTQQKYQDAYELLTGKKFSFR
- the metG gene encoding methionine--tRNA ligase codes for the protein MSSKIFIGVAWPYANGSLHLGHIAGCYLPADIFARFHRLKGDDVLMVSGSDEHGTPITITADNEKTTPQEIVDRYHQEHKENMRQFGISFDLFTRTTTKNHEQVVQEIFTILYTKKYIYKSTIQAYYCERCHRFLPDRYIEGICPCCHREGARGDQCDHCGKLLECFELDQVKCKLCGTPPVIRSTEHFFFALSKFESPLLQYIQGNTHWRANVLRFTENWLKGGLKDRAITRDITWGIPVPLPGFEEKRIYVWFDAVIGYLSASKEWACAQGKKDLWEMWWKNTNCKHYYFLAKDNIPFHSIIWPSILMGYDHHLNLPYDIPANEYLLLKGEQFSKSRKIAIWVPDILQKVDPDAVRYYLSINMPENKDTNWLWNDFIAKNNDELVGTYGNFVHRVLTFINKNFGVLRKPETFTSADKEALKKIQETSQEVSDAISHCMFKKGLRSAMNLAQYGNVYFDQNQPWILVKKDTERCNTVLYVCLKIIQALAVFTAPYLPFGSHTIWNSIGFTKPISRWDDAFSELPENKHIDKPLPVFKKLELSMIVETTDPFSKVDLRVAKIEHVQDHPKADKLYILSIDIGPLGKRTIVAGIKPYYSKDELQGKKIVIVNNLKPATIRGIESKGMLLAAGDDIGTVVLLNPGDAYPGAEILVEGIPHEPVSVLEFDDFKSIQMTTNDNDEIVYNGKPLKIKNITVKTDKKIKPGSQVR
- the dnaG gene encoding DNA primase DnaG, translating into MVIDPSTTKYLIKAKIRADGIIEKSDVVGAIFGQTEGLLGDELDLRELQRSARVGRIEVDIESKNGKSEGMITLPTSLDKVETVILAAAFESIDRVGPCKATIKVDEVEDVRVSRRKQVIERAKQLLNEIMEKSKTEGESISDNVRQSIQIEEITSYGQDHCPAGPNIQESDAIIIVEGRRDVLNLLKYGIKNVIAVGGTNVPKTVIDLTKEKITTVFVDGDRGGELILKELLQVADVDFIARAPQTREVEEIPQKLIMKALKNKIPREQYMDMYNIKIERDDLRQNGDDRQQKSKKELFQQKKKERRDEQEQFQEQPQEKPQQPQLEEEPPEITPEKQKHYEQILNDISGSLKAVLFDSNGNELRKIPVRELTDEIKKDDHVTAVVFDGIITQRLLDIANNKNVREIVGIKLGNVVKLPKAIKVLTKNDFQK
- a CDS encoding UPF0058 family protein, translating into MQKDELIQLHTFLYQIRTQLEQLCENNNGGCKPSSYEKLEITPYQIHKSKREHKLAVFTLSKDIASILSNNTHDPSLEKIANRLDQMMLRFMTDKEKSTMINP
- the rimI gene encoding ribosomal protein S18-alanine N-acetyltransferase, with protein sequence MVLIRRVCAEDIVTVVRLASENLPERYNPAIFNHFYEQFPQGFLVAEDQGGLVGFLIGVKTSHTTARILMLAVVSSQRRKKIGSLLLYHFVETMELYQINIIELEVRTSNTPAIRFYTKHGFIIQGTLKNFYQNHEDAYLMILPLRINHR